The Candidatus Zixiibacteriota bacterium genome includes a region encoding these proteins:
- the bshC gene encoding bacillithiol biosynthesis cysteine-adding enzyme BshC, with amino-acid sequence MVELVNPNSSLGYSRLYLDQVSGNSEALHFYAGQSLEEVADSLDGINYPRDAVADLLETQNRSYGCSQATFDNIDKLRDSGTLCVFSGQQAGLFGGPMLVIFKALAIVKACRKYAKTLNRPVVPMFWIAADDHDFAEVNHTFILDHGSEVCRVSYDGVRDLELPMGETSLSDVDALDRARQQLREELGDSDFTDDLYSLIDRCYTTEDTFVSAFAKLMTALVGEYGLVLFSPSDPKAKQLAVPLFEQILHKQDELHGQLNAANREIVDSGYHLQVEKKPEAVHLFLNREGRRPILRDGDMFVAGEERFILDELLQLIRSEPERFSPDVMTKPVFQSYLFPVLSQKGGPAEIAYLAQMNRLFPLFDRVAPYYRARATATIVEKRFQKIMTAHDISLEDLAGDVEQVVNRVLGVSFPSDLEQKSQTMKTDVDETVGSFVDMALKFEPSLETYSNQVRGKIDHLLRQMEGKLFAAHKRRSAQVRDSIYRLWRVLYPHRALQERTLNMSYFLSRYGRGIIPFLFEQLDSEETSHQLIHLSDLKEAP; translated from the coding sequence GTGGTTGAGCTTGTTAACCCCAATTCATCGCTTGGATATTCCCGGCTCTATCTCGATCAGGTTAGTGGGAACTCTGAAGCTCTGCATTTCTATGCCGGTCAGAGCCTGGAAGAAGTGGCTGACTCCCTGGATGGCATCAACTATCCAAGGGACGCGGTAGCAGACTTACTCGAAACTCAGAATCGTTCCTATGGTTGCAGTCAGGCTACTTTTGACAACATAGACAAGCTACGTGATTCGGGAACGCTATGCGTTTTTTCCGGTCAGCAAGCGGGGCTTTTTGGTGGGCCGATGCTGGTTATCTTCAAAGCTTTGGCAATAGTCAAGGCCTGCCGCAAATACGCTAAGACATTGAATCGGCCGGTGGTTCCGATGTTTTGGATTGCCGCCGACGATCATGATTTTGCCGAGGTCAACCACACGTTTATTCTCGACCACGGCAGTGAAGTATGTCGGGTTTCCTACGACGGAGTGCGTGATTTGGAACTGCCGATGGGCGAAACATCGCTGAGTGATGTCGATGCGCTCGATCGAGCCAGGCAACAGTTGCGAGAAGAACTTGGGGATTCCGATTTCACGGACGATCTGTATAGTCTGATTGATCGTTGTTATACTACTGAGGACACCTTTGTCTCGGCGTTTGCGAAGCTGATGACTGCTCTGGTTGGAGAGTACGGGTTGGTCCTGTTCTCGCCATCCGATCCTAAGGCCAAGCAATTGGCTGTTCCGTTGTTTGAACAGATACTCCACAAACAGGACGAGCTTCACGGACAGCTGAACGCAGCCAACCGGGAGATCGTTGACAGTGGCTATCATCTTCAAGTAGAGAAGAAACCAGAGGCGGTTCATCTTTTCCTCAATCGTGAGGGTCGCAGGCCGATCCTTCGGGATGGTGACATGTTTGTTGCGGGTGAGGAACGATTTATACTTGACGAATTGTTGCAGTTAATCCGATCCGAACCGGAGAGATTCTCGCCTGATGTGATGACCAAGCCGGTGTTCCAGTCGTATTTATTCCCGGTCCTGTCTCAGAAAGGTGGTCCGGCCGAGATTGCGTATCTGGCACAGATGAATCGTCTTTTCCCGCTATTTGATAGAGTCGCTCCTTATTACAGGGCGAGAGCTACGGCCACCATCGTTGAGAAAAGATTTCAGAAGATTATGACTGCTCACGACATATCTCTTGAGGACCTTGCGGGCGACGTTGAACAAGTTGTCAACCGTGTTCTGGGGGTTTCATTTCCCTCTGATCTGGAGCAGAAATCTCAGACGATGAAGACTGATGTCGATGAGACTGTCGGCAGCTTCGTTGATATGGCCTTGAAGTTTGAGCCGTCACTTGAGACCTACAGCAACCAGGTGCGGGGAAAAATTGACCATTTGCTTCGGCAGATGGAAGGGAAATTGTTCGCTGCTCACAAGCGACGAAGTGCACAGGTGCGGGATAGTATCTACCGCTTATGGAGAGTGCTGTACCCACATCGAGCCTTGCAGGAACGAACGCTCAACATGAGCTATTTCCTGTCGCGGTATGGTCGTGGAATCATTCCATTTCTGTTCGAGCAGCTCGACAGCGAGGAAACTTCGCACCAACTCATACACTTGTCCGATCTGAAGGAGGCACCATGA
- a CDS encoding efflux RND transporter periplasmic adaptor subunit, producing MNKKILKVGLVAAMFTLVGLSCGGEDEADQVASEKVVAVMTQVVEISDQEMVRTYTGSLEGQKQAVIYCKISEAVEKVRVREGDHVKAEQVIVSLNKSGPSSSYQQAKSLYLNAEKQNNRMAYLFDEGAVSEAAADGARTEYEVARAAFDAAARLVDIRSPFAGTVTSVDVVDGNYLSAGQVVATVASVDRLRVRFPINTSDIQLVSLDDEVRIAVDALGLVATGTVTAVARSADPATRSYEVEATLDNSDGLFTPGMFVRVSLIVEQLEGVLVIPRNAVLNLGGRDVVYIVNEDTAERRVVELGPEVNGSVVIVSGLNPGDILVTLGQDYLEDGVKVNITGTATGE from the coding sequence ATGAATAAGAAGATTCTCAAAGTTGGATTAGTGGCGGCCATGTTTACTTTGGTGGGACTCTCCTGTGGTGGTGAAGACGAAGCAGACCAGGTGGCCTCAGAGAAAGTAGTGGCAGTGATGACGCAAGTCGTCGAGATATCGGATCAGGAAATGGTTCGGACCTACACAGGTTCTCTGGAAGGTCAGAAGCAAGCTGTCATTTATTGCAAGATATCAGAGGCGGTTGAGAAAGTCCGTGTTCGCGAAGGTGATCATGTGAAGGCTGAACAGGTCATTGTGTCGTTGAATAAATCAGGTCCAAGCTCAAGCTACCAGCAGGCGAAATCTCTCTATCTGAATGCTGAGAAACAGAACAATAGAATGGCCTATCTGTTCGATGAAGGTGCCGTAAGCGAGGCCGCCGCCGACGGGGCGCGCACGGAATACGAAGTTGCCAGGGCGGCTTTCGATGCTGCCGCCAGACTGGTTGATATACGTTCTCCCTTCGCCGGCACGGTCACTTCGGTCGATGTTGTCGATGGGAATTATCTTAGTGCTGGTCAGGTTGTGGCAACAGTAGCCAGTGTTGATCGGTTGCGTGTCAGGTTCCCCATCAATACTTCCGACATTCAACTGGTTTCGCTGGACGACGAAGTAAGAATTGCGGTTGATGCCCTCGGTCTTGTCGCGACAGGTACGGTCACGGCCGTGGCCAGATCCGCCGACCCCGCCACGCGCTCCTATGAAGTCGAGGCGACCCTGGATAATTCCGACGGACTCTTCACCCCGGGAATGTTTGTGCGAGTCAGCTTGATTGTCGAGCAGTTGGAAGGAGTATTGGTTATTCCTCGCAACGCCGTACTGAACCTCGGCGGAAGAGATGTGGTTTATATAGTCAATGAGGATACCGCCGAACGACGAGTTGTAGAACTTGGACCCGAGGTGAACGGCTCGGTGGTGATAGTATCGGGGCTTAATCCCGGTGATATCCTTGTGACTTTGGGACAGGATTACCTGGAAGATGGCGTCAAGGTCAACATCACTGGTACAGCAACAGGTGAATAA
- the bshB1 gene encoding bacillithiol biosynthesis deacetylase BshB1: MADRIHLDVLAIAAHPDDVEITCGGLMIKMASLGRTTGVLDLTEGEMSTLGTTESRQTEAAAAAEILGLSWRANLGLPDAAVESTSANKLKLAQVIRDTRPEMVVLPHWEQRHPDHLACCRLGYDACYLAGLKKADLSGEAFRPRKIIYASYFRNSDYSFLVDISDEMDKKCEAVAAYKSQFGGAVTAKQIFQPGVDIFDLMRTRAGALGQVVDVKYAEAYTVKEKILLDDPFLMPVQSI; encoded by the coding sequence ATGGCTGACCGGATTCATCTTGACGTACTGGCGATTGCCGCCCATCCCGACGATGTCGAGATTACTTGTGGTGGGCTTATGATCAAGATGGCCTCACTCGGTCGCACTACCGGTGTACTCGATTTGACTGAAGGGGAGATGAGTACCCTGGGTACGACTGAAAGCCGTCAAACTGAGGCGGCCGCGGCCGCTGAGATTCTGGGTCTATCCTGGCGGGCCAATTTAGGTTTACCCGATGCCGCAGTGGAGTCCACTTCGGCCAACAAACTCAAGCTGGCGCAGGTCATACGTGACACCAGACCGGAGATGGTCGTTCTACCCCATTGGGAACAGCGTCATCCTGATCATCTGGCTTGCTGTAGGCTGGGTTACGATGCTTGCTACCTGGCTGGACTCAAAAAGGCTGACCTCAGCGGTGAAGCTTTCCGTCCTCGCAAAATCATCTATGCCTCATACTTCCGCAACTCTGACTACTCATTCCTGGTGGATATATCTGACGAAATGGACAAGAAATGTGAGGCTGTCGCTGCCTATAAGTCCCAGTTTGGTGGCGCCGTGACAGCTAAGCAGATTTTCCAGCCGGGCGTGGATATTTTTGATCTCATGCGTACCCGTGCGGGAGCGTTGGGGCAGGTTGTTGATGTGAAATACGCCGAGGCTTATACGGTCAAGGAGAAGATATTATTAGACGACCCTTTTCTTATGCCGGTGCAGTCAATCTAA
- the bshA gene encoding N-acetyl-alpha-D-glucosaminyl L-malate synthase BshA, with protein sequence MNVGITCYPSTGGSGVVATELGLHLARGGHQVHFISYAIPFRLDKYEANISYHGVETTAYPLFKFPPYTITLAAKMAEVARNSKLDILHMHYAIPHATCAYLAQRLLSDNGEVPPKIITTLHGTDITLVGQDPSFYDMTRFSINASDGLTAVSQYLADETKEVFKLDKDIRVIHNFFDPERFRSSECRCARADFATPDEFIIVHISNFRPVKRTLDVIDIFERISAQVPARLLMIGDGPDIVLTRRQVKKKGLVDRVRFLGSQDRIEAVLPCADLFLIPSEEESFGLAAMEALACGVPVIGSSGTGLTEVVDDYKNGFLLPVGDTGSMSRAAVSLLKDTERLQQFRKAAAKMALEKFAGEKIVAEYEQYYEEVLNG encoded by the coding sequence ATGAACGTTGGCATTACCTGTTATCCCTCGACCGGTGGTTCGGGAGTTGTTGCGACGGAATTGGGGCTCCATCTAGCCCGGGGCGGACATCAGGTACATTTTATTTCATATGCGATTCCCTTTCGTCTGGACAAGTACGAAGCGAATATAAGCTATCATGGTGTTGAGACCACTGCCTATCCGCTGTTCAAGTTTCCGCCGTACACGATCACACTCGCGGCCAAGATGGCCGAGGTGGCACGCAACTCCAAGCTCGACATTCTGCACATGCATTACGCAATTCCGCATGCTACGTGTGCTTATCTGGCTCAGCGTTTACTGTCCGACAACGGTGAAGTGCCACCGAAGATCATAACAACTCTGCACGGCACAGATATAACACTGGTGGGGCAGGATCCATCGTTCTATGACATGACACGCTTTTCGATCAATGCCTCAGATGGTCTGACTGCTGTCTCGCAGTATCTGGCCGACGAAACAAAGGAGGTCTTCAAGCTCGACAAAGACATCCGGGTGATTCATAACTTTTTCGATCCCGAACGTTTCCGTTCATCTGAATGTAGATGCGCTCGGGCGGATTTTGCCACTCCCGACGAGTTCATTATCGTGCACATATCGAACTTCCGTCCTGTAAAGCGAACCCTGGACGTGATCGATATTTTTGAGAGAATCTCTGCCCAGGTGCCGGCTCGATTGCTGATGATCGGCGACGGACCTGATATCGTTTTGACACGACGACAGGTGAAGAAAAAAGGACTCGTCGACCGAGTTCGGTTCCTTGGAAGCCAGGATCGTATCGAGGCTGTTTTGCCATGTGCCGATCTGTTTCTGATTCCCTCCGAGGAGGAGTCGTTTGGATTGGCGGCCATGGAAGCACTGGCGTGCGGCGTTCCAGTGATCGGCTCTTCGGGTACAGGGCTGACCGAAGTGGTTGACGACTATAAGAACGGCTTCCTGCTGCCTGTGGGAGACACCGGTTCCATGTCGCGGGCGGCTGTATCGCTACTAAAGGACACCGAGAGGTTACAGCAGTTCCGGAAAGCTGCGGCCAAAATGGCTTTGGAAAAATTCGCTGGTGAGAAAATTGTGGCAGAATATGAGCAGTACTACGAGGAAGTTCTCAATGGCTGA
- a CDS encoding efflux RND transporter permease subunit: protein MKLSEISVKRPVFATMMISALVVLGLFSYYQLSVDLFPDVDFPITVVQTIYPGAAAETVETEVSKKIEDVINQISGVRHITSRSQEGFSLIVIEFEMYKGGFESTQEVREKVAGVRAELPDEVEEPLIQNWDPDAQPILSLAVSGERPAREVTELAKNVIKKRLETIQGVGNIELSGGQEREILVALDPDRMESYGISVLDITGAITAANLEIPGGRIDESAREYTVRMAGRLVRVRDFDNVIVKNKNGIPVYLKNVATVSDTIAEQRSYSSYDMNPAVSLIVTKQSGANTVDMARLVRAAIVQLEEELPSDITIEIVQDNATFIEDSVHEILFNIRFGTILAVLVIFMFLLDYRPTIIAGLSIPISLVATFTIMNSLGFTINMMTLMGLSLSVGILIDDAIVVMENIYRHIDMGKSPVAAAIDGTKEIGLAVSATTFAIMVVFLPVAYMEGMVGQFFFEFGISVAFAVLISLFVAFSLTPMLSSRWLHKATAVAARTSSGGILLRMWYRVRNVLSLWNKFFDRLKPRYKGLLAASLRRRWLVILGALGSVALAAYMTKYVGAEFMTASDQNQLIVSVVTPPGTNLEESTARFRTAENRIRELKEVAHTYVTIGVGNAPVTDGSMFVKLIDRSERELTARQLVDSVRILLSDIAGARIAVADQQGEGGGEKPVELSIRGSDLDELARLAHKVQAIMRETSGTADIDNTMEEGKPEILVDVDRRLADDLGLDLYAIPATVRTLVEGEVVSTFKDGTEEYDVRVRLEEKFRSSMNDIGRILVLSDKELAGGEKPLIPLDRVAELEKGSSIGQYNRFDRQREIRVNSNVASWAFAGTITQQIMDKVSLMKLSPGYVIEPVGEAEMMEESFTNILLALMLAVIFIYLLLASQYESFFDPFSIMISLPLSLVGAILGLVGSSFSIMSMIGIVLLMGLVTKNAILLIDFVKQERAKGVSRTDAILSAGPIRLRPILMTTLATVFGMLPLALGIGPGAEFRAPMAKAVIGGMLSSTLLTLVVVPVVYTLVDDFVGLFRRKKKDGSLVENEGTAISG, encoded by the coding sequence ATGAAGCTCTCTGAAATATCAGTCAAACGTCCAGTCTTCGCGACCATGATGATCAGCGCCCTGGTGGTGCTGGGATTGTTTTCTTACTACCAACTTTCGGTTGATCTCTTTCCGGATGTCGATTTCCCGATTACTGTCGTGCAGACGATATATCCGGGTGCGGCGGCAGAGACGGTCGAGACGGAAGTATCCAAGAAGATCGAAGATGTCATCAACCAAATATCCGGTGTCCGGCATATTACTTCCCGATCTCAGGAGGGCTTCTCGCTGATTGTTATCGAGTTCGAGATGTACAAGGGGGGCTTTGAATCGACCCAGGAGGTTCGTGAGAAAGTAGCGGGTGTGCGAGCCGAGTTGCCGGATGAAGTGGAAGAGCCACTCATCCAGAACTGGGACCCTGATGCTCAGCCGATCTTGTCGTTGGCGGTATCGGGAGAACGCCCAGCCCGTGAAGTCACCGAACTGGCAAAAAATGTTATCAAGAAACGTCTGGAGACTATCCAGGGCGTCGGCAACATTGAACTTTCAGGAGGCCAGGAGCGCGAAATCCTGGTGGCACTTGACCCGGACAGGATGGAATCGTACGGTATCAGCGTTCTTGATATAACCGGGGCTATTACGGCCGCCAACCTTGAGATACCCGGCGGACGAATTGACGAATCGGCCCGGGAGTATACGGTGCGAATGGCTGGTCGTCTGGTGCGAGTACGCGACTTCGACAATGTCATCGTCAAGAACAAGAACGGCATACCTGTTTATCTCAAGAATGTGGCCACCGTCTCCGACACCATAGCCGAACAGAGGTCATACTCAAGCTATGATATGAATCCGGCCGTGTCGTTGATTGTTACCAAGCAGTCCGGTGCCAATACTGTGGATATGGCGCGCTTAGTCAGAGCCGCAATAGTCCAATTGGAGGAGGAACTCCCTTCCGATATTACCATCGAGATTGTTCAGGACAATGCTACATTTATCGAGGATTCCGTTCACGAAATCCTGTTCAATATCCGGTTTGGAACAATTTTAGCAGTGCTCGTAATATTCATGTTTCTGCTGGACTATCGCCCGACGATTATTGCAGGTTTGTCTATCCCGATTTCGCTGGTGGCTACATTCACGATAATGAATTCGCTTGGTTTTACGATTAACATGATGACATTGATGGGATTGTCGTTATCAGTCGGAATACTCATCGATGACGCTATCGTCGTCATGGAGAATATCTACCGACACATCGACATGGGAAAATCGCCGGTTGCGGCCGCCATCGACGGAACCAAGGAAATAGGACTGGCTGTCTCGGCAACGACGTTTGCTATCATGGTAGTGTTTCTGCCGGTAGCCTATATGGAAGGTATGGTCGGACAGTTCTTCTTCGAGTTTGGCATCTCGGTAGCCTTTGCGGTATTGATTTCACTTTTTGTGGCTTTTTCCTTAACGCCCATGCTCTCCTCGCGGTGGCTGCACAAGGCGACAGCTGTTGCTGCAAGAACTTCGTCAGGCGGAATACTACTACGTATGTGGTATAGAGTGCGCAACGTACTCTCTTTATGGAACAAGTTCTTCGACCGTCTCAAACCCAGGTACAAAGGTCTATTGGCAGCTTCTTTGCGTAGACGGTGGCTTGTCATCCTGGGCGCCCTGGGGTCGGTTGCACTGGCAGCGTATATGACCAAGTATGTGGGCGCAGAGTTTATGACCGCCTCGGATCAGAATCAACTGATTGTGTCAGTGGTTACACCTCCGGGAACGAATCTGGAGGAGTCGACCGCTCGTTTCAGGACGGCCGAGAACCGCATTCGAGAACTGAAGGAAGTAGCCCACACATATGTCACCATTGGCGTTGGAAATGCTCCTGTCACCGACGGATCGATGTTTGTCAAACTCATAGATCGCAGTGAACGAGAACTGACAGCTCGACAACTCGTGGATTCGGTGCGCATACTCCTGTCCGATATTGCCGGGGCGCGTATCGCTGTGGCAGATCAACAGGGGGAAGGCGGAGGTGAGAAACCGGTTGAGTTGTCTATCAGGGGCAGTGATCTGGATGAGTTGGCACGGCTGGCCCACAAGGTGCAGGCGATAATGCGAGAAACTTCCGGAACAGCTGACATCGATAATACGATGGAAGAAGGAAAACCGGAAATTCTGGTGGATGTTGATCGCCGGTTGGCCGATGATCTGGGACTGGATCTTTATGCAATACCGGCTACCGTGCGAACGTTGGTCGAAGGGGAGGTTGTCTCAACTTTCAAGGATGGGACCGAGGAATACGATGTTCGCGTCAGGCTCGAAGAGAAATTCCGGTCTTCCATGAATGACATAGGACGAATACTCGTCCTGAGCGATAAGGAATTGGCGGGTGGCGAGAAGCCGTTGATTCCGTTGGATCGTGTGGCCGAGTTGGAGAAAGGTTCTTCTATAGGTCAGTACAATCGTTTTGATCGCCAGCGCGAAATCAGGGTTAATTCCAACGTGGCCAGTTGGGCTTTTGCAGGTACTATAACGCAACAGATAATGGATAAAGTAAGCCTGATGAAGCTATCGCCTGGTTATGTTATTGAACCTGTGGGCGAAGCGGAGATGATGGAGGAATCGTTTACCAACATTCTTTTGGCGCTGATGCTGGCTGTCATTTTCATCTACCTGCTCCTGGCATCTCAGTATGAATCGTTCTTTGATCCGTTCTCAATCATGATTTCGTTGCCTCTTTCGCTGGTAGGAGCAATTCTGGGACTGGTCGGATCATCGTTCTCCATCATGTCCATGATCGGCATCGTGTTGCTGATGGGATTGGTAACGAAGAATGCCATCCTGCTTATCGATTTTGTGAAACAAGAACGTGCCAAAGGTGTTTCAAGAACTGATGCCATACTTAGTGCCGGACCGATCAGATTGCGACCAATTCTGATGACTACTTTGGCCACGGTTTTTGGAATGCTGCCATTGGCACTCGGTATTGGGCCCGGTGCTGAGTTCCGGGCACCAATGGCAAAAGCTGTAATCGGTGGAATGCTATCGTCAACGCTGTTGACTCTGGTGGTCGTGCCGGTAGTGTATACTCTGGTTGATGATTTTGTCGGATTGTTCCGGCGCAAGAAGAAGGATGGTTCATTGGTGGAAAATGAGGGAACGGCTATAAGTGGTTGA
- a CDS encoding cation diffusion facilitator family transporter, with amino-acid sequence MNKQNTLAIGKESSLGDIGAGLRATVVGSVVNVVLVVFKLWAGILSGSQALIADGIHSLSDLFSDFVVILGLKWGRRHEDADHPYGHARIETISSMIVGMLLVGVAVGIAYSGLQSIYHHEPSSPSLFAVIAAATSIILKEGLYWYTIIIGRRLRSLALIGNAWHHRSDALTSVAVLFGVGATFVNPDWSLADSYAALVVTFFVAKIGLQLVWSAFKELSDTAPDREVLIQLTECAEQIDGIQQVHDMRARLSGSQIFVELHIVVDPDLTVRAGHAIAHNVKKRLLEEFSDVTRVIIHTDPELKTDI; translated from the coding sequence ATGAATAAACAAAATACACTCGCGATCGGTAAGGAGTCATCTCTCGGTGATATCGGTGCGGGCTTGAGAGCAACAGTTGTCGGATCGGTCGTCAACGTCGTCCTGGTTGTGTTCAAGCTATGGGCAGGAATCCTCAGCGGCAGTCAGGCTCTGATCGCTGACGGGATACACTCGCTGTCCGATCTGTTCAGTGATTTCGTTGTTATCCTGGGGTTGAAGTGGGGCCGTCGGCATGAGGATGCGGACCATCCTTACGGACACGCCCGTATTGAGACTATATCAAGTATGATTGTCGGTATGCTGTTGGTCGGTGTGGCGGTTGGGATCGCCTACAGCGGCTTGCAGTCAATCTACCATCATGAACCATCCAGCCCAAGCCTCTTTGCTGTCATAGCGGCCGCGACAAGTATTATTCTCAAAGAAGGGTTGTACTGGTACACAATAATAATCGGCCGTCGCCTTCGTAGCCTCGCTCTTATCGGCAACGCCTGGCATCACCGTTCTGATGCGCTTACTTCGGTAGCTGTTTTGTTTGGAGTGGGTGCCACTTTTGTGAATCCCGACTGGTCTCTGGCCGATTCCTATGCTGCCCTGGTTGTGACATTTTTCGTAGCCAAGATAGGCCTGCAGTTGGTCTGGTCGGCTTTTAAGGAACTATCGGATACGGCTCCCGACCGGGAAGTATTGATCCAATTGACAGAATGCGCCGAGCAGATCGATGGGATACAGCAGGTTCATGACATGCGTGCCCGGTTAAGCGGGTCGCAGATATTCGTCGAATTGCATATCGTTGTCGATCCTGATCTGACTGTTCGCGCCGGGCATGCTATTGCTCACAATGTCAAGAAGCGGTTATTGGAAGAGTTTTCCGATGTCACCCGCGTTATTATCCACACTGATCCGGAATTGAAGACAGACATCTAA
- a CDS encoding TrmB family transcriptional regulator, with product MTSKDYTLPLQALGFTEIEALIYGFLVENSPATGYRISHAVGKQPPNTYKAIASLEDKGAIIVEVGERRLCRAVPPVELLDKLEQCFKQHRQEADRALKTLSSSPQDDGIYHLKTVDQVISQSIAMLDRAKGIVLCDLSPGPFSLLADSLRETATRGVRIICRVYSEVQIPDVITQQLTGYDPALDTWPGQQISIVVDAEEHLLGLLTKDMKGVHETVWSNSTYLSCLHHNHVASEILYTNLESGQANLSAEAEEKLKNISLLTFRPSGLETLIKRYRTTPPSFDQHSSEKESDD from the coding sequence ATGACAAGCAAAGACTATACTCTGCCATTACAGGCTCTCGGTTTCACAGAGATCGAGGCTCTCATCTACGGTTTCCTTGTAGAAAACTCCCCGGCGACCGGCTATCGGATCAGCCACGCCGTCGGTAAGCAGCCTCCCAACACATACAAAGCGATAGCTTCCCTTGAGGACAAAGGGGCAATCATCGTCGAGGTGGGAGAAAGAAGACTTTGCCGGGCGGTGCCACCGGTGGAACTACTCGACAAACTCGAACAGTGCTTCAAACAACACCGTCAGGAAGCTGACCGTGCGCTGAAAACTCTTTCGAGCTCCCCGCAGGATGACGGGATATATCATCTCAAGACCGTGGATCAGGTGATCAGTCAAAGCATAGCCATGCTGGATCGAGCCAAGGGGATTGTTCTTTGTGACCTGTCTCCCGGTCCTTTCAGCCTGCTTGCAGATTCCCTCAGAGAAACCGCAACCAGGGGCGTACGCATCATCTGCAGAGTTTACAGCGAGGTGCAGATCCCGGACGTGATTACTCAGCAACTGACCGGGTACGATCCGGCTTTGGATACCTGGCCCGGTCAGCAGATCAGTATTGTAGTCGACGCTGAAGAACACCTGCTCGGGTTACTCACAAAAGACATGAAGGGTGTGCATGAGACCGTATGGAGCAATAGTACTTACTTGTCCTGCCTGCATCACAATCACGTGGCCTCTGAGATTCTGTACACAAATCTCGAGTCGGGACAAGCTAACCTGTCAGCCGAAGCCGAGGAGAAATTGAAAAACATATCATTACTGACATTCCGCCCGTCCGGCTTGGAGACTCTCATCAAACGCTATCGAACCACCCCTCCCTCATTTGACCAACACTCCAGTGAAAAGGAATCAGATGATTAA